Proteins encoded in a region of the Anoxybacillus amylolyticus genome:
- a CDS encoding PucR family transcriptional regulator, with the protein MKGTNLDWPSDERKFSSLHELVDFISAAIHCPVTIESRDLELMAYSGNHNAPDAVRMSTILSKRAAAHVVHYLHETGWIERIEAADGVVKIPPLPEIGLGARTVVCLKNGQHIYGYLWVQETKGELSEEGERFLLKAAKTATKLLEQKVSVTKKRQEEIQHWLLRLLQPDDVSEHDVKMEAQFKGIQLPAAFVVMLFRVLAADKKETLHQYMTFLTKLLGNSVFFIEHHDQWMVIIGTMSEATVAKNQAKTLLEKLENDFLCDLQRDVVVGVGQEYRSLLDLRKSYAEAAEVMNIKQQFQIPLPHFYESLGIYRWLPMVYEQYKRKGYKNEQLQKLQKYDEENQTELLETLRQYIKYDGNATKTAEHLYVHPNTLHYRLKRIQELTGLSLSDFEQRMMLYLDLLFFQYKG; encoded by the coding sequence ATGAAGGGGACAAACCTTGATTGGCCATCCGATGAAAGGAAGTTTTCTTCCTTGCATGAACTCGTCGATTTTATTTCGGCAGCGATTCATTGTCCAGTGACGATTGAATCGCGCGATTTAGAATTAATGGCATACAGTGGAAACCATAATGCGCCTGATGCGGTGCGGATGAGTACGATTTTAAGCAAACGAGCAGCAGCGCACGTCGTCCATTATTTGCATGAAACAGGCTGGATTGAGCGTATTGAGGCGGCGGACGGTGTCGTCAAAATTCCGCCATTGCCAGAAATCGGGCTTGGCGCACGCACTGTTGTTTGTTTGAAAAATGGTCAACATATATATGGATATTTATGGGTGCAAGAAACGAAAGGTGAACTTAGTGAAGAAGGGGAGCGGTTTTTGCTGAAGGCGGCGAAAACAGCCACAAAGCTGCTAGAACAAAAGGTGAGCGTAACGAAAAAGCGTCAAGAAGAAATTCAGCACTGGTTATTACGGTTGCTTCAACCGGATGACGTTAGCGAGCACGATGTGAAAATGGAAGCACAGTTCAAAGGGATTCAGTTGCCCGCTGCTTTCGTTGTCATGCTTTTTCGTGTGTTAGCAGCGGACAAAAAAGAAACGCTCCACCAATATATGACGTTTTTAACGAAATTGCTCGGCAACTCGGTCTTTTTTATCGAACATCACGACCAGTGGATGGTCATCATTGGAACGATGAGCGAGGCAACTGTGGCTAAAAATCAAGCGAAAACGTTGCTTGAAAAGTTAGAAAATGATTTTCTTTGCGATTTGCAACGGGATGTCGTTGTCGGTGTTGGCCAGGAATACCGAAGTTTGCTTGATTTAAGAAAAAGTTACGCCGAAGCGGCGGAAGTAATGAACATTAAGCAACAATTTCAAATCCCGCTTCCCCACTTTTACGAATCGCTTGGCATTTACCGTTGGCTTCCGATGGTTTATGAGCAATATAAGCGAAAAGGCTATAAAAATGAGCAGCTGCAGAAACTACAAAAATATGACGAGGAAAACCAAACAGAGCTTTTGGAAACATTACGGCAATACATCAAATATGATGGCAACGCGACCAAAACAGCGGAACATTTATATGTGCACCCGAACACGCTGCATTATCGGCTAAAACGAATTCAAGAGCTTACCGGTCTTTCGCTATCAGACTTTGAACAACGAATGATGCTCTACCTTGACTTGCTTTTTTTCCAATATAAGGGTTAA
- a CDS encoding PaaI family thioesterase has product MEEKVVHAVQDEYPDDFAWCYGCGRLNEHGYHFRTGWQGEQTVTIYTPSPEHTAIPGFVYGGVIASLIDCHGTGSASLALHRKNGYELGSGEAPPRFVTASLNVEFLKPTPQGVPLKAIGTVEEIHPKKWKVKTEVYAEDTLCARGEVIAVVMPKTFLQPTE; this is encoded by the coding sequence ATGGAAGAAAAAGTTGTACATGCTGTGCAAGATGAGTATCCAGATGATTTTGCGTGGTGTTATGGGTGCGGACGTTTGAACGAGCATGGTTATCATTTTCGCACTGGCTGGCAAGGAGAACAGACGGTGACGATTTACACACCAAGTCCAGAGCATACGGCCATTCCAGGCTTTGTATACGGTGGGGTGATTGCGTCGCTCATTGACTGCCACGGAACAGGTTCTGCCTCACTTGCCTTACATCGTAAAAACGGCTATGAACTAGGAAGTGGAGAAGCACCGCCACGCTTTGTGACCGCTTCGTTGAATGTCGAGTTTCTCAAGCCGACTCCACAAGGTGTTCCGCTCAAGGCGATTGGAACGGTCGAAGAAATTCATCCGAAAAAATGGAAAGTAAAGACGGAAGTGTATGCAGAAGATACCCTTTGCGCTCGCGGTGAAGTCATCGCGGTCGTCATGCCGAAGACGTTTTTACAACCAACAGAATGA